The following is a genomic window from Aeromonas sp. FDAARGOS 1405.
CTCGGCAACGTCTTTGATCGACTGGTGTTGGGCCATGTGGTCGATTTCCTCGACTTCTACTGGCAGCGTGCGCACTGGCCGGCATTCAATCTGGCCGACAGCTTTATCTTTATCGGGGCCGCCATGATCGTGCTGGACGGTTTCCGTGGTGAGAAAAAGGAGCAGGCATGAGCCAGCAGATCACCGCTAACAGCAGCGTGCTGTTCCACTTCTCCATCAAGCTGGAAGATGGCTCGGTTGCCGACAGCACGGCGCTGCACGGCAAACCTGCCCGCCTGCGGATGGGCGATGGCAGCCTGACCCCAACCTTCGAGCAGTGCCTGCTGGGGCTGCGCGAAGGGGAGAGCAAGAGCTTCACGCTGGCGCCGGAGCAGGCGTTTGGCCTCTCCAATCCCGACAACATCTACCATCTCGACCGTGCCAAGTTTGGCGCTGATGTGGAGCCAAAAGTTGGCACCATCATCCTGTTCGATCAGCCCAATGGCAGCGAGTTGCCGGGCATCATCCGGGCAGTTGCCGGGATGTCGGTGACGGTCGATTTCAACCATCCGCTGGCCGGTCATACCGTCACCTTCGAGGTGGATATCCTGGGCGTTGATGATGAGGAGAAGGTGCATTAATGGATATTCTGCTGGCTAACCCCCGTGGCTTCTGCGCCGGTGTCGATCGCGCCATCAGCATTGTCGAGAGCGCGCTGGAGAAGTTTGGGGCCCCCATCTATGTCCGTCACGAAGTGGTGCATAACCGCTATGTGGTGAACAAGCTGAAAGAGGCGGGCGCTGTCTTCGTCGAGGAGCTGGACGAGGTGCCGGACGACAGCATCGTCATCTTCTCTGCTCACGGCGTGGCCAAGACAGTGCGCGAGATGGCCAAGTCCCGCTCCCTCAAGGTATTCGATGCCACCTGTCCGCTGGTGACCAAGGTGCACATGGAGGTTCATCGCGCCAGCCGCAAGGGCTCCGAGGCTGTGCTCATCGGCCACGCCGGTCACCCCGAGGTGATCGGGACCATGGGGCAGTACGAGAATCGCGAAGGCGGAATGTATCTGGTAGAAACACCGGAAGATGTGGCCAAGCTCAAGGTAAAGAATCCGGATGACCTCTGCTTCGTCACCCAGACCACCCTGAGCGTGGATGAGACCTCTGACGTCATCGATGCGCTGCGCAAGCACTTCCCCAAGATCCAGGGGCCGCGCAAGGACGATATCTGCTACGCCACCCAAAACCGTCAGGATGCGGTGCGGGAGATGGCGGGGCTGGTGGACGCCATGCTGGTGGTGGGGTCTCGAAACTCTTCCAACTCCAACCGTCTGCGCGAGCTGGCCGAGAAGGTGGGTGCCAGAGCCTATCTTATCGACGATGCGTCGATGATCGAGGCGAGCTGGCTGGAAGGCGTGAAAGCGATCGGCGTCACTGCAGGTGCATCCGCCCCCGAGGTGCTGGTGCAGTCTGTGATTGCACGCCTGCGGGAGTTGGGTGGCAAGGTCGTCGCCGAGCACCCCGGTCGCGAAGAGAACGTGGTGTTTGAGGTACCACCCGAGCTGCGGATCCTCTGATCCCTGTCATCTTGCTAGATGTCGGTTTATTGCCAGAGCCACCTCGTTGAGGTGGCTTTTTTGGCCCCAACGAGTCCTTTTTGCATGTTCGCAACCAGATCGCAGCAAAAATTGATGATGTAGCTCGAACTTTTGCATTGCCGGGATTGAAACCCCAAGTGCCCGGCATAGACTTGCCAGCAAGCCCTTATTCTGGCTTAGCACACATGGAGTGTGTCTGTCCTCCTGGAACAAATCAGAGCGAAACAGGATGTTTTTGCGTTCAGGTTTTAGCCTTATCGAGCTTATGGTGACCATAGCGCTCGTCTCTTTGTTACTCACGTTAGGGGTTCCTTCCTTCAGCGCTTTGTTGCGCACCATTTCTCTCAATACTCAGGCCAACAACTTTGTTGCAGCTATCAACCTTGCCCGCTCGGAAGCCATTCGTCGCAACACGGTAGTGATCCTCTCCGCTGCTGCCGATAACCTGACCCAGCATCACTGGGAGGCCGGTTGGCAGATCTGGGTTGATGGCAACGGCAACGGCATACTGGATAATGGTGAGTTGTTGCGAGACTTTCCCGATATGGGGAGTGGAGTCCTGAGCAGCAATACTTCCCTGCTGCGTTTCAATAGCGAGGGTTTTCTTGATGGTCGTACTCCCTTGGCCCGGGTATTTTCTCTGCGTCCCGATGAGTGCAGAAATGAGGCCTCCCGTGATATCAACATCACAGTCGCTGGTCGCCCCTCCATTACCGAGGCTAGTTGCCCATGATGCGAGAACGGGGTTTGTCACTGCTTGAAATCATGATCTCGGTACTGGTGCTCTCCATCGGTATTCTGGGGATGGCTACTCTGCAACTGCAGGCTCTCAAGAGTAACCAGTCGGCGCTGACGCGTACCGAGGCGACCCAGTATGCATACATGATCA
Proteins encoded in this region:
- the tppE gene encoding type IVa pilus pseudopilin TppE, producing the protein MFLRSGFSLIELMVTIALVSLLLTLGVPSFSALLRTISLNTQANNFVAAINLARSEAIRRNTVVILSAAADNLTQHHWEAGWQIWVDGNGNGILDNGELLRDFPDMGSGVLSSNTSLLRFNSEGFLDGRTPLARVFSLRPDECRNEASRDINITVAGRPSITEASCP
- the ispH gene encoding 4-hydroxy-3-methylbut-2-enyl diphosphate reductase, with translation MDILLANPRGFCAGVDRAISIVESALEKFGAPIYVRHEVVHNRYVVNKLKEAGAVFVEELDEVPDDSIVIFSAHGVAKTVREMAKSRSLKVFDATCPLVTKVHMEVHRASRKGSEAVLIGHAGHPEVIGTMGQYENREGGMYLVETPEDVAKLKVKNPDDLCFVTQTTLSVDETSDVIDALRKHFPKIQGPRKDDICYATQNRQDAVREMAGLVDAMLVVGSRNSSNSNRLRELAEKVGARAYLIDDASMIEASWLEGVKAIGVTAGASAPEVLVQSVIARLRELGGKVVAEHPGREENVVFEVPPELRIL
- the fkpB gene encoding FKBP-type peptidyl-prolyl cis-trans isomerase; this encodes MSQQITANSSVLFHFSIKLEDGSVADSTALHGKPARLRMGDGSLTPTFEQCLLGLREGESKSFTLAPEQAFGLSNPDNIYHLDRAKFGADVEPKVGTIILFDQPNGSELPGIIRAVAGMSVTVDFNHPLAGHTVTFEVDILGVDDEEKVH